One Brassica napus cultivar Da-Ae chromosome A1, Da-Ae, whole genome shotgun sequence genomic region harbors:
- the LOC125578428 gene encoding uncharacterized protein LOC125578428, translating to MEHVNNFKGGEFYEEEEVAVSLRYEKLFGYCKGCGSLCHKEEICPLDEKNTKAEPERRREHREGNGGWTDGVKHEERARSYKGVVINGNTAQQNRERDCKEYYGKGKGKMGEAPDSKWVKVPERGNRRSYNHHGNYRGNGEGSRVKSTYREAVPVVGSGTQGVSTKTYPLQRREDQGQHQDVHPAREEGEITMNEDADATLPSAEFQMELAKTQAEGSEVVVEAMEEEKNLLAVQGLMEKHDEPFDDIEMEIEAINAAMMASGVDLEAEEEFQTLSEEEFEQDSEAQIEKVLLQNAEEPVAGDAHINKELGTGEVATRQGHRKRLFKPNNSTAGSTKMRMASALLSPRKKTAAAAAKVGTRHGDNTKPPESKGPSIPKPVNLKF from the exons ATGGAACATGTTAACA ATTTCAAAGGAGGAGAATTCTACGAGGAAGAGGAGGTGGCGGTATCTCTCCGTTACGAGAAGCTCTTCGGTTATTGCAAGGGATGCGGGAGTCTTTGTCACAAGGAGGAGATATGCCCTCTTGATGAGAAGAATACGAAGGCGGAACCAGAGAGAAGGAGGGAGCATAGAGAAGGTAATGGGGGATGGACTGATGGCGTGAAACATGAAGAGCGAGCTCGGAGCTATAAGGGTGTGGTCATTAACGGCAATACGGCTCAACAGAACAGAGAAAGAGATTGTAAGGAGTATTATGGAAAGGGCAAGGGAAAGATGGGGGAGGCACCTGATTCTAAGTGGGTGAAGGTACCTGAGCGGGGTAATAGGAGATCTTATAACCACCACGGCAACTACAGAGGTAATGGGGAAGGTTCACGGGTTAAATCTACATACCGTGAGGCTGTTCCAGTTGTGGGCTCTGGTACTCAAGGGGTGTCGACTAAGACATATCCACTGCAACGAAGAGAAGATCAGGGGCAGCATCAGGATGTACATCCGGCACGTGAAGAAGGGGAGATCACGATGAATGAAGATGCTGATGCCACATTGCCGTCTGCAGAATTTCAAATGGAACTTGCTAAAACCCAGGCGGAAGGATCGGAGGTGGTCGTGGAGGCtatggaggaggagaagaattTACTTGCAGTGCAAGGATTGATGGAGAAACATGATGAGCCTTTTGACGATATTGAGATGGAAATTGAGGCTATTAATGCGGCGATGATGGCGAGTGGTGTTGATTTGGAGGCAGAGGAAGAGTTTCAAACTCTCTCAGAAGAGGAGTTTGAGCAAGATTCTGAGGCTCAGATAGAGAAAGTTCTTCTTCAGAATGCCGAAGAACCGGTGGCTGGTGATGCGCACATCAATAAGGAGCTGGGGACAGGGGAGGTGGCGACGAGACAGGGTCACCGTAAGAGGTTATTTAAACCTAATAACAGCACTGCAGGCAGTACTAAAATGAGAATGGCGTCTGCGCTTCTTTCACCAAGGAAGAAAactgcagcagcagcagctaAGGTCGGGACTCGTCATGGAGACAATACCAAACCACCGGAGAGCAAGGGACCTTCAATCCCGAAGCCGGTTAACTTAAAGTTCTAA
- the LOC106367996 gene encoding NAI2-like protein — MGSREQYESKQESVEGRLEYESKTSSSGSGVLGSLAIGQSANGLISKKRKKSQFTKVHGAVRINQDNNGVKGDDSIVIPKYDLNDIIKEESIKGSSSKTSSLITSLTEIVDNHKKRRWTTDVKIGKVSTTETSEKVTKLKMTLKKYVGIKVRELVHRSDYDEILTMAARYEELTRAKVTYISRLATYGTVIREGFKASQRVKTVHQRVILHENVAIEKQKRVDAEFELVKALAQKGDNLAVQIFAMKKAVLKLEAEKKQVEIQFQKSVENLSSVLEESSHAYEKHRVVVREWKEVQASAEYSLETIEKADVVWVQFLNTLT; from the exons ATGGGGAGTCGTGAACAGTATGAGTCGAAGCAAGAGTCAGTGGAGGGTCGTCTAGAGTATGAGTCGAAGACAAGCAGTAGTGGCTCAGGGGTTCTGGGATCTCTAGCAATTGGACAGTCAG CTAATGGTCTTAtttccaaaaaaagaaagaaatccCAATTTACTAAG GTGCATGGCGCTGTACGTATTAACCAAGACAATAATGGTGTTAAGGGAGACGATTCTATAGTTATACCAAAGTATGACTTAAATGACATCATCAAGGAAGAATCCATCAAG GGCTCCTCGTCAAAGACCTCTAGTCTCATAACATCGCTGACCGAGATTGTTGATAATCATAAGAAAAGACGATGGACGACAGATGTAAAAATAGGAAAGGTTTCTACTACAGAAACATCAGAGAAGGTAACGAAGCTAAAAATGACCTTGAAAAAGTACGTTGGTATAAAGGTGCGTGAGCTCGTGCATCGTTCGGATTACGATGAGATATTGACGATGGCTGCACGCTATGAGGAACTAACCCGTGCTAAGGTAACCTACATTTCGAGGCTGGCCACATACGGGACTGTGATAAGAGAAGGATTCAAAGCCTCTCAGCGAGTGAAAACCGTGCACCAGCGTGTCATATTGCATGAAAACGTGGCCATAGAGAAGCAGAAAAGGGTGGACGCTGAGTTCGAGTTAGTCAAGGCTTTGGCTCAGAAAGGAGACAACTTGGCCGTCCAAATATTCGCAATGAAGAAGGCGGTGTTGAAGCTTGAGGCCGAGAAGAAACAAGTTGAGATTCAATTCCAGAAGAGTGTCGAGAATTTATCAAGCGTTCTAGAGGAATCGTCTCACGCATACGAGAAGCATCGTGTGGTTGTGCGCGAGTGGAAGGAGGTGCAAGCATCTGCTGAATATTCGCTTGAGACCATCGAGAAGGCAGATGTCGTTTGGGTTCAGTTTCTCAACACTCTTACTTAG